A genomic region of Runella rosea contains the following coding sequences:
- a CDS encoding OmpA family protein: MKKSHNERLFWTRLMQSSAVRNRGIFFFSLLISSSLFAQSPQSFLPNPSGNKKAIEAFERSTKFFNEKNYEQANRWTDETLKYDSTFAEAHFRKAQLYEIYTQPDLALQSYRKVVTLRPDAPQSAAAYQKLIEYHLRAGEYAQAKNDLTRYIPLLRPNSVAQKRAQRQLQTCAFGEKAIENPLVISPEELSDTVNQFILQYFPALTADGETLLFTALRPENDEDLYITHFKDGRWTAPVSISDKINTAENEGTGTLSADGRTLVFTACNRRDGYGSCDLYISRKNGKDWEAPKNLGINVNTPFWESQPTLSPDGRTLYFISDRKGGIGGRDVWYTSLQKNGEWSAAKNVGEPVNTLDDEASPYLHANGHTLFFASEGHQGFGGYDLFFSDSTATGWQKPENLGYPINTSDNQVALVITSDSQYGYYSLDTKRVGNQRVSRLYRFRLPTELQQKFNAANYLKGLVTDSRSGKSVKANLELIDLKTGKVVQRFSTDTDNGQYLTTLPNGSEWGLYVNAAGYFYKSLSFDYTQKNKAEGLQLDIKLEPMNLNTFGVLSNIYFETGKADLQDKSRTELNKLIEELKLQSTLRIEIAGHTDDVGDPKQNQILSQKRAQSVADYLITAGISRERIRAIGFGEAKPMAPNTSEENRQLNRRIEWRIW; this comes from the coding sequence ATGAAAAAGAGCCATAATGAACGATTGTTTTGGACGAGATTAATGCAATCTTCTGCCGTGCGAAATAGGGGTATATTCTTTTTTAGTCTCCTTATTTCTTCGTCGCTTTTTGCCCAATCTCCCCAATCCTTTCTGCCCAACCCTTCTGGCAATAAAAAAGCGATTGAAGCATTTGAGCGGAGTACAAAGTTTTTTAACGAGAAAAATTACGAGCAAGCCAATCGTTGGACCGACGAAACCCTGAAGTATGATTCCACTTTTGCCGAGGCCCATTTTCGCAAAGCCCAGTTGTATGAAATTTACACACAACCCGATTTGGCGTTGCAATCTTACCGAAAGGTAGTTACGCTGCGGCCCGATGCGCCGCAGTCGGCGGCTGCCTATCAAAAGCTCATCGAATATCACTTACGAGCGGGTGAATATGCCCAGGCCAAAAACGATTTAACCCGCTATATTCCTTTATTACGACCGAATAGTGTAGCCCAAAAGCGTGCACAACGGCAGTTACAGACCTGTGCATTTGGCGAAAAAGCCATCGAAAACCCCTTGGTAATTAGTCCCGAAGAACTATCGGATACGGTCAATCAATTCATTCTTCAGTATTTTCCTGCTTTGACTGCCGACGGTGAAACGCTATTGTTTACCGCCTTAAGGCCCGAAAACGATGAAGATTTGTACATTACCCATTTTAAAGATGGCCGTTGGACTGCGCCTGTGTCGATTTCGGATAAAATAAACACGGCTGAAAATGAAGGAACAGGAACGCTTTCGGCCGATGGCCGTACCTTGGTTTTTACGGCTTGTAACCGGCGGGATGGCTACGGAAGTTGTGATTTATACATCAGCCGTAAAAACGGCAAAGATTGGGAAGCACCCAAAAACCTCGGAATCAACGTAAATACCCCCTTTTGGGAGTCACAACCAACGCTGTCGCCCGATGGCCGTACCTTGTACTTTATATCCGACCGCAAAGGGGGTATCGGTGGACGAGATGTTTGGTACACTTCTCTTCAAAAAAATGGCGAATGGAGTGCCGCCAAAAATGTTGGAGAGCCAGTCAACACCCTCGACGATGAAGCCTCACCCTACTTACATGCCAATGGCCATACCCTATTTTTTGCTTCCGAAGGCCATCAAGGCTTTGGCGGATATGACTTGTTTTTCTCCGACAGCACGGCTACGGGCTGGCAAAAACCCGAGAACTTAGGCTATCCTATAAATACGTCAGATAATCAGGTGGCTTTGGTCATTACGTCCGACAGTCAATACGGCTATTATTCGTTGGATACCAAGCGGGTTGGAAATCAGCGGGTATCGAGGTTATATCGGTTTAGATTGCCGACCGAACTGCAACAAAAATTCAACGCGGCCAATTATCTAAAAGGACTTGTAACAGACTCCCGCTCGGGAAAATCAGTGAAGGCAAATCTTGAATTAATTGATTTAAAAACGGGAAAGGTCGTTCAACGCTTTTCGACGGATACCGACAATGGACAGTATCTCACTACCCTGCCCAATGGAAGCGAATGGGGATTGTACGTAAATGCGGCGGGCTATTTTTATAAAAGTTTATCTTTTGATTACACGCAAAAAAACAAGGCCGAGGGGCTGCAACTTGACATTAAATTGGAACCGATGAACCTTAACACGTTTGGCGTGTTGAGTAATATCTATTTTGAAACAGGCAAGGCTGACCTTCAAGATAAATCGCGTACCGAACTCAACAAGCTGATTGAAGAGCTGAAGCTCCAGTCTACCTTGCGTATCGAAATCGCAGGCCATACCGACGACGTAGGGGATCCAAAACAAAATCAAATCCTTTCCCAAAAACGGGCGCAAAGCGTGGCAGACTACCTGATTACTGCGGGTATTTCCCGTGAGCGCATTCGCGCGATTGGGTTTGGAGAGGCCAAACCGATGGCTCCGAATACTTCCGAAGAGAATCGACAGCTTAATCGCCGGATAGAATGGCGCATTTGGTGA
- the trxB gene encoding thioredoxin-disulfide reductase codes for MSSEKVSCLIVGSGPAGYTAAIYASRAGLKPVLYTGGQPGGQLTITTEVDNYPGYPEGVQGPQMMMDFEAQARRFGSDIRYGLATKVDFSDSTLHKVWIDNDHLIESPTVIIATGASAKWLGLESEQRLNGHGVSACAVCDGFFFRNQEVAIVGGGDTACEEASYLSKLCKKVYMIVRRNELRASQIMQDRVKSLPNIEILWNTETEEILGNGEVTGAKIRNLNTGESTVLDVTGFFVAIGHQPNTDIFKEYIDMDGAGYIQTIKGSSKTNVEGVFACGDAQDNIYRQAITAAGTGCMAALDAERYLAEKGLH; via the coding sequence ATGTCTTCAGAAAAAGTTTCTTGTTTAATAGTTGGTTCAGGCCCTGCGGGGTATACAGCAGCAATTTATGCATCTCGTGCCGGTTTAAAGCCGGTCTTATATACAGGCGGACAGCCAGGCGGTCAGTTGACCATCACTACCGAGGTTGATAATTACCCTGGTTATCCAGAAGGAGTACAGGGGCCACAAATGATGATGGATTTTGAGGCGCAGGCGCGCCGTTTTGGTAGCGATATCCGATACGGATTAGCGACAAAAGTAGATTTTTCTGATTCAACCCTTCATAAAGTTTGGATTGATAATGACCATCTTATCGAATCGCCTACCGTTATTATCGCTACTGGGGCATCTGCAAAGTGGCTCGGCTTGGAATCAGAACAACGTCTGAATGGGCATGGAGTGTCGGCTTGTGCGGTTTGTGATGGATTTTTCTTTCGTAATCAGGAGGTAGCGATTGTAGGAGGCGGAGATACAGCATGTGAGGAAGCCAGCTATTTGTCAAAACTTTGCAAGAAAGTCTACATGATTGTTCGTCGTAATGAGTTGCGGGCTTCGCAGATTATGCAAGATCGTGTCAAATCATTGCCCAACATTGAAATATTGTGGAATACCGAAACCGAAGAAATTCTTGGTAACGGGGAAGTAACGGGTGCAAAAATTCGCAACCTTAATACTGGTGAATCGACTGTTCTGGATGTTACTGGCTTTTTTGTAGCCATCGGGCACCAACCCAACACTGATATTTTCAAAGAATACATTGATATGGATGGCGCCGGATATATCCAAACCATCAAAGGAAGTTCTAAGACGAATGTAGAAGGTGTGTTTGCCTGCGGCGATGCACAGGACAACATTTATCGTCAAGCCATAACGGCTGCGGGGACCGGTTGTATGGCCGCGTTGGATGCAGAACGTTATTTGGCGGAGAAAGGCTTACACTAA
- a CDS encoding M23 family metallopeptidase: protein MKAKFVYLFVLLSIGCFSSLQAQEKGLFKKNPKIKPNKTEEPKVSTPVIKPQKDEFEEFESTTPKMRFSNQFEPVKEINPTVADDTTGTIDEGETTVAEIVDSVQVGDDWVQVADYYTIWDSKTIDPYNLNPLEFEDNLTLRLYDPGKGRFWNLPTSEAKVTSQFGPRWGRWHEGMDLDLNTGDPVYSTYDGIVRVVAYNGGGYGRFVLVRHYNGLETLYGHLSKTTVEVGQLVKAGDMVGLGGNTGRSYGDHLHYENRYEGNPFSPAWVWDFPGQTIRSERFVLSPRVWDHLRGGKAFDSEFDISKAAVKRTVLHRVRRGETLDSIANKYGMSASELAQKNRIRLSARLQIGQKLRVK from the coding sequence ATGAAAGCCAAGTTTGTTTACTTGTTTGTACTCCTTTCCATTGGTTGCTTTTCGAGCCTGCAAGCACAAGAGAAAGGTTTATTTAAAAAAAATCCAAAAATTAAGCCCAACAAAACAGAGGAACCCAAAGTCAGTACCCCTGTAATCAAGCCGCAAAAGGACGAATTTGAGGAGTTTGAATCCACAACCCCCAAAATGCGGTTCTCCAACCAGTTTGAGCCAGTAAAAGAAATTAATCCAACTGTAGCTGACGATACCACAGGAACCATTGACGAAGGAGAAACCACGGTAGCCGAAATTGTCGATTCTGTACAAGTAGGAGATGATTGGGTTCAAGTAGCTGATTACTACACCATTTGGGATTCAAAAACCATCGACCCCTACAACCTCAATCCCTTGGAATTTGAGGATAATTTAACCCTTCGATTGTATGACCCTGGAAAGGGACGCTTTTGGAATCTGCCAACGAGTGAAGCAAAAGTAACTTCGCAATTTGGTCCTCGTTGGGGAAGGTGGCACGAAGGAATGGATTTGGACTTAAATACCGGCGATCCAGTATACAGCACTTACGACGGTATTGTTCGGGTAGTTGCTTACAATGGCGGCGGTTACGGAAGATTCGTGCTGGTTCGTCATTACAATGGTCTCGAAACCTTATATGGTCACTTATCAAAAACAACCGTTGAAGTAGGACAGCTCGTAAAAGCAGGTGATATGGTTGGATTGGGAGGAAATACAGGTCGAAGCTACGGCGACCACCTTCACTATGAAAACCGATACGAGGGCAATCCGTTTAGTCCTGCCTGGGTTTGGGATTTTCCTGGACAAACTATTCGGAGCGAACGGTTTGTGTTATCACCCCGTGTTTGGGATCACCTTAGAGGTGGCAAAGCGTTTGATAGTGAGTTTGATATAAGTAAAGCGGCCGTAAAACGTACCGTTCTGCATCGGGTACGCAGGGGAGAAACCCTTGACTCTATTGCCAATAAATATGGTATGTCGGCTTCTGAGTTGGCACAAAAGAACCGTATTCGGTTAAGCGCACGATTACAAATTGGCCAAAAGCTTCGCGTAAAATAA
- the bshB1 gene encoding bacillithiol biosynthesis deacetylase BshB1, translated as MKLDILAISAHPDDIELGCAGTILASIAQGRRVGIIDLTRGELGTRGTPEIRRAEAEAAAEILGAEVRENVGLADGFFQNDKENQLALVPYIRKYQPEIVLANAQEDRHPDHGKGANLIYDACFLSGLRQIATFDESGNAQAAWRPKFIYHFTQDRYIKPDFVVDITPYWKKKEEAIRAFRSQFHDPDSQEPNSYISSPEFLEFLEARSKEYGHYIGVKYGEGFTSRRILGVDNLWSLI; from the coding sequence ATGAAACTTGATATACTAGCAATTTCGGCGCATCCTGACGATATAGAGTTGGGATGCGCTGGAACTATTTTGGCTTCCATAGCCCAAGGACGGCGCGTTGGAATCATAGACCTGACCCGTGGAGAGTTAGGAACCCGCGGAACCCCCGAAATCCGTAGGGCTGAAGCTGAAGCAGCGGCAGAAATACTTGGTGCCGAAGTCAGAGAAAATGTGGGATTGGCGGATGGTTTTTTTCAGAATGATAAAGAAAACCAACTAGCCCTTGTACCTTATATAAGGAAGTACCAACCAGAGATAGTCTTAGCCAACGCCCAAGAAGACCGGCACCCCGATCATGGGAAGGGGGCAAATCTCATATATGACGCCTGTTTCTTATCTGGTTTGCGCCAAATAGCTACATTTGATGAGTCTGGAAACGCTCAAGCGGCCTGGCGACCTAAGTTTATTTACCACTTTACCCAAGATAGATACATTAAGCCCGATTTTGTAGTAGACATAACGCCCTACTGGAAAAAGAAAGAAGAGGCAATCCGAGCGTTTCGTAGTCAATTTCATGACCCCGACAGTCAAGAACCTAACAGTTATATTTCTTCTCCTGAGTTCTTGGAGTTTTTGGAAGCTAGGTCGAAAGAATATGGACATTATATAGGAGTAAAGTATGGAGAAGGTTTTACTTCTCGCAGAATACTGGGCGTAGATAATCTGTGGTCACTAATCTAG